A DNA window from Agarivorans sp. TSD2052 contains the following coding sequences:
- the galK gene encoding galactokinase — protein sequence MTQRQKQLIEKVSTAFTTMTGSAPAKLIQAPGRVNLIGEHTDYNDGFVLPCAIDYQTVVAASPRDDSIVRVVSVDYDNQVNQFDISQPLEFDETCMWVNYIRGVIDCLLTKGYQLKGVDLAVSGNVPQGAGLSSSAALEVVIGQTFKTLFNLEVSQQQLALIGQEAENNFVGCNCGIMDQLISAEGEANHALLIDCRSLDTKAVAMPEEMAVVIINSNKKRGLVDSEYNTRRQQCEAAAKGLGLSSLRDVSEALFAEKADTLDPVVAKRARHVITENARTLAAAEALKANDMASLSVLMEQSHASMRDDFEITVPEVDSLVDIVKQVIGAEGGVRMTGGGFGGCIVALMPPALVDKVCQAVEQQYQAKTGLKESIYVCKAMAGAGAL from the coding sequence ATGACTCAACGCCAAAAACAACTAATTGAAAAGGTAAGCACTGCCTTTACTACTATGACTGGCTCAGCCCCCGCCAAACTCATTCAGGCTCCTGGGCGGGTAAATTTAATCGGCGAGCATACTGATTACAACGATGGTTTTGTGCTGCCTTGTGCCATCGATTACCAAACTGTAGTCGCTGCCTCGCCTCGCGATGACAGCATCGTGCGGGTTGTATCGGTAGATTATGATAATCAAGTCAATCAATTTGATATTAGTCAGCCGCTAGAATTTGACGAAACCTGCATGTGGGTGAATTACATACGCGGTGTGATTGATTGTCTATTAACTAAAGGCTATCAACTAAAAGGTGTTGATCTTGCGGTCAGTGGTAATGTGCCACAAGGGGCAGGGCTTAGTTCTTCTGCTGCACTAGAGGTAGTGATAGGCCAAACCTTTAAAACACTGTTCAATTTAGAGGTTTCTCAGCAGCAATTGGCCTTAATTGGCCAAGAAGCTGAAAATAACTTTGTAGGTTGTAATTGCGGCATTATGGACCAATTGATCTCTGCCGAAGGAGAGGCCAATCATGCTCTGCTGATTGATTGCCGCTCACTAGACACTAAAGCAGTCGCCATGCCGGAAGAGATGGCCGTGGTGATTATTAACTCGAATAAAAAACGTGGCTTGGTAGACAGTGAATACAATACTCGCCGGCAACAGTGTGAAGCCGCAGCTAAAGGTTTAGGGCTTAGTTCTTTACGTGATGTTAGTGAAGCCTTGTTTGCCGAAAAAGCTGACACCTTAGACCCCGTTGTTGCTAAGCGGGCACGCCATGTTATTACTGAAAATGCGCGTACACTGGCAGCGGCTGAAGCGCTAAAAGCCAATGATATGGCAAGCTTGAGTGTATTGATGGAGCAATCACATGCTTCAATGCGAGATGATTTTGAGATTACCGTGCCCGAAGTTGATAGCTTGGTTGATATTGTTAAACAAGTCATTGGTGCCGAGGGTGGGGTACGTATGACTGGTGGTGGTTTTGGTGGTTGTATTGTGGCGTTAATGCCGCCGGCTTTAGTAGACAAAGTATGCCAAGCAGTAGAGCAGCAGTATCAAGCAAAAACTGGCTTAAAGGAAAGTATTTATGTGTGTAAGGCGATGGCGGGAGCTGGTGCTCTATAG